In Citrus sinensis cultivar Valencia sweet orange chromosome 3, DVS_A1.0, whole genome shotgun sequence, the sequence GAAAAAACATTGACAAGCAGCGCAACATACAATAttgaatatataatataacccGTGAGGACACACTAATAGGAACACAAAGAAGTTGGAATGGAGTCAAGAATAGAGTAAAACtgataaacaaaagaaaaaaaattgcaggCATATTTCATTGAAGTGCATACTCTGATTACCAAGAGAGAGTCCCACCTACAACATGGTAGCTATTAGCTAATGTGGCCTTTCTCATTTagcattaaaatcaaaatcaacaacaaaattaactaCCTGATGCTCAGGTTGATTATGGTATCCTGCTTTTCTCCACTGAGCAATGGTTGCACCATGAAAGATGACAACAGTGAAGTAAGAATCTAAAAGCAGGATTCTGTCGGCTGCAATGGCAGCAACATCAAGGAGAGCAGGTTCAGGGcctgaatgaaatgaataagaAATCAATGAAGGCTGAATCATCACTACGGAATTGGTAACATTTTCTCGGTTCAGGATCATTCTAAAATACGCTGTCTCATCCGGGCTGTTATTAAAGACctgtaacaaaataatcaaaagaattaaagcACAATAAAATCTAAGTGCATGAGtagcaaaataattatagaactTAAAGATCATTAGAAGCCAAAAAAGCAAGTGTGATTATtcgagaaagaagaaaaagtacCTGAACAAACTGCGAACGCCgtaaatgaaacataaacTGAGGAAATATTGAAAAACGAGGAGATAAGCTGAAAGAAGACGGGCTGTCCTTCTGGTAATCTCCAAACCGAGAACACATATGTATCAATGCTTTATCCAGCCATCTTATAGGGTCAAACTCGGCCTTCATCACAATTGCATCATGTCATTATTGGCACAATGACCAGATGCACAACAGtcagaaattgaaagaaagagaaattaatatattccaTAAAGTGTTTAAAATAGAATCTGTCATTGATCTAGgactatatatattataacacTACATGTAAACCATTAACTGATGCCTTTAATAACTGAGATTATCTCTAAAATGAGCTATTCCAACgtacaataattttagtatCAAATTCATCTCAGAGATTTAAAGCGTTACAAGGGTATTCTGACAAAATTACCAACACATATTTAGAACATCGGGCTTTTAATATTCATGTTGTAAAGCCTATCTAATAAAGGCACTCCATTTTAGCCAGTATTTTTAGTATAGCTTACAGTAAACTTTGCAATGGGCATTTTCCATACCAAAAACATGGAACAGATAACTATTCGGTGTGAAGAGCAAGTGCAAAAGTAACTATATTCAAACTAAGgcatgaaaattatttgtgaaACATGTTCCAATCATAAGCAAGGATATAAGGTAAAATGCCactctttaaaagaaaaatttaagagCAATTCCAGTTAGTTATGTTGGAATGAAATATTAAGTGTCAAAGTTATAAAGATTACCTCAATTTCCATTTTGAAAGAAACTAAGCGTGCCATTACCACAGCAGCTGCTTCTTGGTCAAATCCAGCAATCAAGTCCTAGAGTATTTAAAAGTAGTTTCATAATGTGATTTCAAAAAATTCTATCAAATTTCTCTTGACTAAAAATATAGCAGTACAGGAAAAGCaggaataataaaatgatactaatgaggaaaaaagaaaaaatcctCAACTACctgaaagaagagaaaatggaAATTCACATTTTCCAGAACAAGAAATTGTCAAGTCAATAATCCCTGACACACTGAGAAACAGTTGATGATATATTCTTTCTAGAACAGAATAGATAGACACAATCTCATACATCGGACCATATGTGATACGGAGCTTTCATTCAACTTTTCTCCCAAACATTCTTGTCTCACTGAACTAGCATGATTCATTCGACATACACAGGGAAGTGTAACAACAACATAGAGAGCTAAAGGAAATACAAGCAAATTCATTAATCTAAAATTCTTTGCTATTGCAGCTTTTTTCTTAGGAAGCCATCTAAAAATTGGAAATACTGAAAACCAGTGTGTCAAGCATTTTCAGCTACTAGTATGCAATTCTGCGCATAAAATGCATCCACTTGTAAGGTGATGCAATGCCTAATATTCCAAGTAGTGATGCCCAGCATTCCTCTTTACTTTGATTCCTAAACAGATCCTGTGACCCTATTATATACTTGGTGTTCAAGTTTCACAGAAGTTGAGTACTTGAGCACCATACAGAGAGTGTCAGGATAAAGTTAACATCACTCACtcttttatatgatttttcataGCTTAAGATAAGGAATCAGTAACTTATTCATGAAGAGCGGCCCAAAAgacaaagttaaaaaaaaaaaaaacaagggaCAAGAGGTCAAAAGAGCTTGCCTGTACGCTTCCTGGTCCAGCAACCCATCTTCTTGAAAGAGTTGTGACACGAAGTCTCATTTGGCCACAGTTATGTTGGTAACTGTAgcaaaataacaataagaagtcaaatgtttcatctttgtcaagcACAATGGAAAGAAAAGTATAATCAGGAAGGTGAAGTTCGTACTAAGTCAAAAATTGGAAGTAAAATTGATTGTTTGTAGATTGTAAAGTAGCATCAGGGATTTCTTTCTTTACAATTTCGAAAACTAAACACAAAGATGTAGCTTTATCAAGGCCACACATCTTCCATGCACTGGTATTACCCTGACCAACAACAGCATCAGAGCACAAAGGACCTTTCTGCACCAAATAGCTAACAATTAGACATTACAAATGCAGCCACCCAGACTAGAGGaactttgtaaataatttctatTGTACCTTTTCCAGAGATGCACAGGGGCCAATAATACCCTGAACTTTGATATCCTTGGAGCAGTTAATCTCAAATATACCACTGCATGCCAAAAGAAAGAGACTAAGATAGATACCCTGTTCCAGTAATTCTAAATTCAATAATGTTCGGACAGCGAAAGATCTTGTTGAAACAGAGAGTCAGCTCCATGCATGTAAGCATATATCAACTTGGCAagcaataaatattttttgtaaagtGGAGTAATAATAGTTAAAACAGGCAAGGGATAGTCTGCAATTCTAGACAAAAAGAAGTATAAGACGAAATTCATGAAGCCGTACTTTGATGATAGTCCAAGATCATAGTCACCAGAGTGGAAAACACGCCTAACGGAATCCTTGAATACTGCATGGCCAAAACTATCAGAAAGCACAACAAGCCCTCCAGTTTTCTCAACTGCAACTTTGAGTTCAGCAACCCCTACctagagagaaaagagaaacaatTAGAAATTAGCTTGGAACACATGAAAGGAGCGCtaagatttttaaatgtaCCTGGTCAAGGGCACAAGCAAAGAGATCAAGAACGTGTCCCTGATGTACAAGCTGCTTTGAGAGTGCATCATAGAATTTGACAGCTTTATGATAATGAGGAGCAGAATCTTTATCGAGATCCTTGTGTGAACGAATTGGCTCGGATAGGTTCTTGGACACAATCTATATAtgttaaaaagaagaagcaagaAATATGAAATGAAGTTGTTGGTGGGCTATGCTTaatggtgaaaatgattttatttaaaagaataagaattataaaCAAATGCTTGCAGGTTTACCGCAGCAGGACCCTCGGTGGAGGGACCACCAACAAAAGCCAAGATTCTAGCACCAGAACCAGGAACGCAAGCACCTAATAAACTGGCAGCAATGCTTAAGGCGGTGCCAGTGCATCTGGTAGAGCGCTGATCAGGTGGAACAGGCCAAGGATCTTTCTGAAGCTCCTCAAGGACAGAATTGAGAGTGAATTCACAATCAAAGGCAGGCACAAGGAAGCGTGCAATGGTATCAGAAGACAGGCCATCTCTAACACCAGCAATGACACCCGTAGAGGGCTTGGGCTTCTTGATAAAGAAATTCAACTGCTCGAGAAGCTGGTCCTTTGAAACGTCCTTAGAACCCTTGAAGACATAGGTCTTTGGGATGATCTGGCCAAACCCTCCTAATTCATGAACTTGAACTAGAGTACCAAAAGTGATAAGACCGACGAGAGAATTGTCAGGCAAAAGATCGATGGCCTGAGAAAGAGCGGACTTAAGAAAGGACATCTCCTCTTCGATGATGCAAGTGTcaacaacaaacatgaaaaCCGGAGGGACTGAAGATTTCTCACCGGGACCGGGAGGCTCGTACTCGATGGTAGTGTACTGAGGGAAGAGCTCAGCTGGAAGATTATCATCGGTGATGGAGGCGTAGTGAGGGGGGAAGTGATTACGTTGGAAACAGAAGGGACAGATCCAGATCTTGGCGGCAAAATCAACTATGGAGAATGGATTGAGGATTGAGCGGCATGTTCGACACCGAAGGGGAGCATATGGCAGAATAGGCATGCTATTGTTGTTAACAGGGAATGCCTTGATTGGAGTGTAGATGGCTGAGACTGGCACCACGCAGTTGCTTGCTTCTTGCTTCGTCCCTGGAATCACGTTCCACGGCATCCTCACCCCGTCTTGCGCCTCTAGGTCCATGAATTCCGTCATTTTTATTCTTCCTCAATTGAATTCAGCACGTCTGGATGTTGTTTGCGATTGCGACCCAGCGAAGAAGAAGGtcactctctctcttccctctttttaattcttttaggcCGTTACACTCTTTACAGCCTTGGTCGACTACTCCTCCAATATTACTAGGCTAG encodes:
- the LOC102628456 gene encoding protein transport protein SEC23: MTEFMDLEAQDGVRMPWNVIPGTKQEASNCVVPVSAIYTPIKAFPVNNNSMPILPYAPLRCRTCRSILNPFSIVDFAAKIWICPFCFQRNHFPPHYASITDDNLPAELFPQYTTIEYEPPGPGEKSSVPPVFMFVVDTCIIEEEMSFLKSALSQAIDLLPDNSLVGLITFGTLVQVHELGGFGQIIPKTYVFKGSKDVSKDQLLEQLNFFIKKPKPSTGVIAGVRDGLSSDTIARFLVPAFDCEFTLNSVLEELQKDPWPVPPDQRSTRCTGTALSIAASLLGACVPGSGARILAFVGGPSTEGPAAIVSKNLSEPIRSHKDLDKDSAPHYHKAVKFYDALSKQLVHQGHVLDLFACALDQVGVAELKVAVEKTGGLVVLSDSFGHAVFKDSVRRVFHSGDYDLGLSSNGIFEINCSKDIKVQGIIGPCASLEKKGPLCSDAVVGQGNTSAWKMCGLDKATSLCLVFEIVKKEIPDATLQSTNNQFYFQFLTYYQHNCGQMRLRVTTLSRRWVAGPGSVQDLIAGFDQEAAAVVMARLVSFKMEIEAEFDPIRWLDKALIHMCSRFGDYQKDSPSSFSLSPRFSIFPQFMFHLRRSQFVQVFNNSPDETAYFRMILNRENVTNSVVMIQPSLISYSFHSGPEPALLDVAAIAADRILLLDSYFTVVIFHGATIAQWRKAGYHNQPEHQAFAQLLQAPHDDAGVIMKERFPVPRLVICDQHGSQARFLLAKLNPSATYNSDAQIPGGDIIFTDDVSFEVFLDHLQRLAVQ